In the genome of Treponema pedis, one region contains:
- a CDS encoding carbon starvation CstA family protein gives MITFVLCLTILIVGYFVYGKIVENSFGITQNPTPAISKEDGVDYVPLSTGKVFLIQLLNIAGLGPIFGAISGALWGPSAFLWIALGTIFAGGVHDYLSGMISERHNGTSISEISGIYLGNIMKFVMRIFAVVLLVLVGTVFMKGPADLLAKLTPEHLTSNFWLIIILIYYFLATMLPIDKIISKIYPVFGIVLIIMALGICGGIFWGVFSGKMTMQEFSFANVHPQDLPRWPLLFITIACGAISGFHATQSPLMARCIKTEADGRKVFYGAMVGEGIIALIWAAAGVAFYNGTGGLAEALGKLGGPAGVVHNISFELLGIIGGILAFLGVVACPITSGDTAFRSARLTLSDWLNIEQKDIKKRLILAVPLLGIGGFLSQINFTIIWRYFAWSNQTLAMIALWAGAMYLFLNKKSYIIAVIPAVFMSAVSMTYILMAPEGFRLPTHISYPIGIAFAIICLAVFIFAIRKKRETN, from the coding sequence ATGATTACATTTGTTTTGTGTCTGACAATTTTAATCGTCGGATATTTTGTTTACGGCAAGATAGTCGAAAACTCATTCGGTATTACCCAAAATCCTACACCGGCAATCAGTAAAGAAGACGGTGTGGACTATGTACCCTTAAGCACGGGAAAGGTCTTTTTAATTCAGCTTTTAAACATAGCCGGTTTGGGACCCATATTCGGTGCTATTTCGGGAGCCTTATGGGGACCTTCGGCATTTTTATGGATTGCCTTGGGAACTATTTTTGCGGGAGGCGTACACGATTATTTAAGCGGTATGATTTCCGAAAGGCATAACGGTACGAGTATTTCCGAAATTTCCGGTATTTATCTCGGAAATATAATGAAATTCGTTATGCGCATTTTTGCGGTAGTACTGCTTGTATTGGTAGGAACCGTTTTTATGAAAGGACCTGCGGACTTACTGGCAAAACTCACCCCCGAACATCTTACCTCGAATTTCTGGCTTATTATAATCCTTATCTATTACTTTTTGGCAACTATGCTTCCGATAGATAAGATTATTTCAAAGATTTATCCCGTATTCGGCATTGTTTTAATTATAATGGCATTGGGAATATGCGGAGGTATCTTTTGGGGAGTATTTTCCGGTAAAATGACAATGCAGGAATTCTCTTTTGCAAACGTACACCCGCAAGACCTTCCGAGATGGCCTCTCTTATTCATTACAATCGCCTGCGGCGCAATTTCAGGGTTCCATGCAACACAATCACCTCTAATGGCAAGATGTATCAAAACGGAAGCTGACGGCCGTAAAGTTTTTTACGGAGCTATGGTAGGAGAAGGAATTATAGCTCTTATTTGGGCGGCTGCCGGTGTAGCATTTTACAACGGTACGGGCGGACTTGCGGAAGCTCTCGGAAAACTCGGAGGCCCTGCCGGAGTAGTTCACAATATTTCCTTTGAACTTTTAGGCATAATAGGAGGTATTTTAGCCTTTTTAGGCGTAGTTGCATGCCCCATAACTTCAGGAGATACGGCTTTCAGAAGTGCACGTTTAACCTTATCCGATTGGCTTAACATTGAACAAAAAGATATAAAAAAACGTTTAATTCTTGCAGTCCCGCTTTTGGGAATAGGAGGCTTTTTATCTCAAATAAACTTTACTATTATTTGGCGTTATTTTGCATGGTCCAACCAAACTCTGGCTATGATAGCTTTGTGGGCGGGAGCTATGTACCTATTCTTAAATAAAAAATCTTACATAATAGCTGTAATCCCTGCCGTATTTATGAGTGCGGTTTCAATGACATATATTTTAATGGCTCCGGAAGGCTTCCGACTGCCTACACACATTTCTTATCCGATAGGAATAGCTTTTGCAATCATCTGTTTAGCGGTATTTATTTTTGCAATACGAAAAAAACGGGAAACCAATTAA